In Vigna unguiculata cultivar IT97K-499-35 chromosome 3, ASM411807v1, whole genome shotgun sequence, a single genomic region encodes these proteins:
- the LOC114175063 gene encoding caffeoyl-CoA O-methyltransferase 3-like → MGAEMQNEGGAETRGLKRCQIWVASSSSSAPTTPTSIIEKAGVAHKINFKEGHVLPFLTSFLKNENKKGTFNFVFVDGDKNNYLNYHKRVIDLVKVGGLIGYDNTLWVGSVAAPPDALLMDYIKPLRIYVLELNKYLGQDSRIEIFQLSVGDEITLCRRII, encoded by the exons ATGGGGGCTGAAATGCAAAATGAAGGAGGGGCTGAAACCAGGGGGCTCAAACGCTGCCAGATATGG GTCGCTTCTTCTTCCTCGTCGGCGCCGACAACACCAACCTCCATCATTGAAAAAGCTGGTGTGGCTCACAAGATCAACTTCAAAGAAGGACATGTTCTTCCTTTTCTGACGAGCTTCTTAAAAAAT GAGAATAAGAAGGGAAcgttcaattttgtttttgtggaTGGTGATAAGAACAATTACTTGAACTATCACAAGAGAGTAATTGATCTAGTGAAAGTGGGAGGTCTGATTGGATATGACAACACCCTATGGGTTGGATCTGTGGCTGCGCCTCCTGATGCATTGTTGATGGATTACATTAAGCCTCTTCGCATCTATGTGTTGGAGCTGAACAAGTACTTGGGACAAGATTCAAGGATCGAGATTTTCCAGCTCTCCGTGGGTGATGAGATTACCTTATGTCGCCGCATCATCtga